The following proteins are co-located in the Tardibacter chloracetimidivorans genome:
- a CDS encoding TadE/TadG family type IV pilus assembly protein, giving the protein MMRLLTRLAHSSSGATAAEFAMVLPLLLIFLLGIIDVGRLMWTWNRAEKATQMGVRFAVVTDMVPGNLADYDFALQGGIAGGDPIPTSAFASTTCDNVNCTSWGYDSTAFTNIVTRMQMMMPEIQADKVLIDYENVGLGYAGDPNGPDVSPLVRVRLANLDFTPLSFALFGGSVSLPDFSAALTMEDGVGNVSN; this is encoded by the coding sequence GGAGCGACTGCCGCCGAGTTCGCGATGGTATTGCCGCTGCTTTTGATCTTCCTGCTGGGCATCATCGATGTCGGACGGCTGATGTGGACCTGGAACCGCGCGGAAAAGGCCACCCAGATGGGCGTGCGCTTCGCGGTGGTGACCGATATGGTTCCAGGCAATCTGGCCGATTATGATTTTGCCCTGCAAGGCGGCATCGCCGGCGGTGACCCGATCCCCACTAGCGCCTTTGCCAGCACGACCTGCGATAACGTCAACTGCACAAGCTGGGGCTACGACAGCACTGCCTTTACCAACATCGTCACCCGCATGCAGATGATGATGCCCGAGATACAGGCCGATAAAGTGCTTATCGATTACGAGAACGTCGGCCTCGGCTATGCAGGCGATCCCAACGGCCCGGACGTATCGCCGCTCGTTCGCGTGCGGCTGGCCAATCTTGATTTTACCCCCCTCAGCTTTGCCCTGTTCGGCGGTTCGGTCTCGCTGCCTGATTTTTCCGCGGCGCTGACGATGGAAGACGGCGTGGGCAATGTGTCGAATTGA
- a CDS encoding AAA family ATPase, with protein MMEFRRGKTGSLKGSARGRDAVAVLLSEAELAAAEVPSGPLAGFEARLVALSPEATPDAATLGWARAIVIETDGKTPEGWERLTNAIRALSPLPVIAALREPTHGETRQCMHLGAVDVIALPLGLDELQQALGQARQRMSAGAAPSEDSHGRVIAFVKSVGGVGATALATQMGCLLAAREGVAGRETCLLDLDLQFGNAALYLGLSPTLSVADVIAAGARADGALLRSTTTEHPSGLHVVAAPPDIIPLESVSAEQMSDILDLARQEFSNVLVDLPGSWTNWSLSLVARADAVCLITEMSIPSLRQARRQLDMLASQDLGDLPIYVIVNRHERGFLKSIKTDEAEQALNHSIAATISNDFRTLSAAIDQGVPVSDIKMKTRLEKDMSAMIDMLLTHIEQRE; from the coding sequence ATGATGGAGTTCAGACGCGGTAAGACAGGCTCGCTCAAGGGAAGCGCGCGCGGGCGGGACGCCGTCGCGGTTCTGCTTTCCGAGGCGGAACTGGCCGCGGCCGAGGTTCCGTCAGGGCCGCTCGCGGGGTTTGAAGCGCGACTGGTCGCCCTTTCGCCCGAAGCCACTCCGGACGCCGCGACCCTTGGCTGGGCGCGCGCGATCGTCATCGAAACCGACGGCAAGACTCCCGAGGGATGGGAACGGCTCACCAACGCCATTCGCGCGCTTTCGCCATTGCCGGTGATCGCTGCGCTTCGCGAACCGACACATGGCGAGACGCGCCAGTGCATGCATCTGGGCGCGGTCGATGTGATCGCATTGCCGCTGGGGCTCGATGAACTCCAGCAGGCGCTGGGTCAGGCCCGTCAGCGCATGTCGGCCGGAGCCGCGCCGAGTGAGGATTCCCACGGGCGCGTGATCGCTTTTGTGAAGAGCGTCGGCGGCGTGGGTGCGACGGCGCTCGCCACCCAGATGGGCTGTTTGCTTGCAGCAAGGGAGGGCGTCGCTGGCCGCGAGACCTGCCTGCTGGATCTCGACCTGCAATTCGGCAACGCTGCGCTTTATCTCGGCCTGTCGCCCACCCTTTCGGTCGCCGATGTGATCGCGGCCGGTGCGCGGGCCGATGGTGCCCTGCTCCGCTCCACCACGACCGAACACCCATCGGGGCTTCACGTGGTCGCCGCGCCGCCGGACATCATCCCGCTGGAATCGGTCAGCGCGGAACAGATGAGCGACATACTCGACCTTGCGCGGCAGGAGTTCTCGAACGTCCTCGTCGACCTGCCGGGAAGCTGGACCAACTGGTCGCTGTCGCTTGTCGCCCGCGCCGACGCCGTCTGCCTCATCACCGAAATGAGCATCCCGAGCCTGCGTCAGGCGCGGCGGCAGCTCGACATGCTGGCCAGCCAGGACCTGGGCGATCTTCCGATTTACGTGATCGTCAACCGGCACGAGCGGGGCTTCCTCAAGTCGATCAAGACGGACGAGGCGGAACAGGCGCTGAACCATTCGATAGCGGCGACAATCAGCAATGATTTCCGGACGCTGAGCGCCGCGATCGATCAGGGCGTGCCGGTCAGCGACATAAAGATGAAGACCAGACTCGAAAAAGACATGTCGGCGATGATCGACATGCTTCTCACCCACATCGAGCAGCGAGAATAG
- a CDS encoding CpaF family protein, translating into MAWHIKGRRGQEREEQAADAAEAHRVLTLADISGLSAKDHHTDLKVDIHQSLLDRINLAALETMTRDQIHREIGELVHEQLSNRKHALNSSERRQLVDDILDELLGLGPLEPLLKDPTITDVLVNSHKTVFVERFGVLEETAARFKDEKHLMRVISKIVSAVGRRVDESSPMVDARLEDGSRVNAIVPPLAVDGALLSIRKFAKIPISMDRLCEIGSIAPEIAEVLKAVVMCRRNVLISGGTGSGKTTLLNALSAYIDNRERIVTIEDSAELQLQQRHVARLETRPPNIEGRGEVTQRDLVKNALRMRPDRIIVGEVRSGEAFDMLQAMNTGHDGSMTTVHANTSRDALSRVEQMIGMSGIDIPPRSARAQIASALNIVVQIERSVDGRRRLVSVSELTGMEGEVITMQEIFRFKRTSMDAEGRVVGHYEASGIRPKFIDVAAAYGVRLPVELFAPDRKLGAAA; encoded by the coding sequence ATGGCGTGGCATATCAAGGGACGCAGGGGCCAGGAGCGAGAGGAACAGGCGGCGGATGCGGCCGAAGCGCACCGGGTGTTGACGCTTGCCGATATCAGCGGCCTTAGCGCCAAGGATCATCATACCGATCTCAAGGTCGACATCCACCAGTCGCTGCTGGACCGCATCAATCTGGCGGCGCTGGAAACTATGACTCGCGACCAGATCCACCGCGAGATCGGCGAACTTGTCCATGAACAGCTTTCCAACAGGAAACATGCGCTCAACAGCAGCGAGCGCCGCCAGCTTGTGGACGACATCCTCGACGAACTCCTTGGGCTAGGGCCGCTGGAGCCGCTGCTGAAGGACCCGACGATCACCGACGTTCTCGTCAATTCGCACAAGACCGTCTTCGTCGAACGCTTCGGCGTGCTTGAGGAAACGGCCGCCCGCTTCAAGGACGAAAAGCACCTGATGCGGGTGATCTCAAAGATCGTTTCGGCAGTCGGCCGCCGCGTGGATGAATCGTCTCCGATGGTGGACGCCCGCCTTGAGGATGGAAGCCGCGTCAACGCCATCGTGCCGCCGCTTGCGGTGGACGGCGCGCTGCTTTCGATCCGCAAGTTCGCCAAGATTCCGATCAGCATGGACAGGTTGTGCGAGATCGGCAGCATCGCCCCTGAAATCGCCGAGGTCTTGAAGGCAGTCGTCATGTGCCGGCGCAATGTCCTGATTTCCGGCGGCACGGGATCGGGCAAGACGACCCTGCTGAACGCGCTTTCCGCCTATATCGACAACCGCGAGCGGATCGTCACCATAGAGGATTCCGCCGAGCTTCAGCTGCAGCAGCGGCATGTGGCGCGGCTGGAAACCCGGCCGCCCAATATCGAGGGCAGGGGCGAGGTCACACAGCGCGACCTCGTGAAGAACGCGCTTCGCATGCGGCCGGACCGCATCATCGTGGGCGAGGTGCGCTCCGGTGAGGCGTTCGACATGCTGCAGGCGATGAACACCGGTCACGACGGCTCGATGACGACGGTGCACGCCAATACCTCGCGCGATGCCCTGTCGCGGGTGGAGCAGATGATCGGCATGTCGGGTATCGACATCCCGCCTCGTTCCGCCCGCGCGCAGATCGCCTCGGCGCTCAACATCGTCGTCCAGATCGAACGGTCGGTGGACGGCCGCCGTCGTCTGGTGAGCGTCAGCGAACTGACCGGCATGGAAGGCGAAGTCATCACCATGCAGGAAATCTTCCGCTTCAAGCGCACCAGCATGGATGCCGAAGGGCGTGTCGTGGGTCATTATGAGGCGTCGGGCATCCGTCCCAAGTTCATCGATGTGGCGGCGGCCTATGGCGTGCGTCTGCCGGTGGAGCTTTTCGCCCCAGACCGGAAGCTGGGGGCGGCCGCATGA
- a CDS encoding type II secretion system F family protein: MNPLALQILVYILIFAATVLAVEGGVSWFRSVHGERRQMNRRLGLIAKGMDRAEVLSMLRREGRDMHFAGPFGRFLTNVNRTMSQAGLIMPVARFVTLMVATAVGIVLLAIVAIVTMGSKVSPGAIFLVLLLAAAIGFGLPMMIIGRLRDRRIRKLEEQFPLALEVFVRGLRAGHPISAALELLTADLPDPIGSEFGIVVDEVTYGLELRDALQNMADRCGLEDMHMFVVSLAVQSETGGNLAEILENLGKVIRERAAMVMKVRALSSEGRMTAAMLTGLPVFAFSVLFLVNPAFYIDVAEDAAFFPSVIALLLLYALGFYWIRRLIDLKV; this comes from the coding sequence ATGAACCCGCTCGCACTCCAGATACTCGTCTACATCTTGATCTTCGCTGCGACCGTGCTTGCCGTCGAAGGGGGCGTCAGCTGGTTCCGTAGCGTTCACGGCGAACGCAGGCAGATGAACCGACGGCTTGGGCTGATCGCCAAGGGCATGGATCGCGCCGAAGTGCTGTCCATGCTGCGTCGGGAAGGCAGGGACATGCATTTCGCCGGTCCGTTCGGCAGGTTCCTCACGAACGTGAACCGCACCATGTCCCAGGCCGGGCTGATCATGCCGGTCGCCCGCTTCGTGACATTGATGGTGGCGACGGCGGTCGGCATCGTCCTGCTGGCGATCGTCGCGATCGTGACAATGGGGTCGAAGGTATCTCCGGGTGCGATCTTTCTCGTTCTGCTCCTGGCGGCCGCCATCGGCTTCGGCCTGCCGATGATGATTATCGGGCGTTTGCGCGACAGACGCATCCGGAAACTGGAGGAACAGTTTCCGCTGGCGCTGGAAGTGTTCGTCCGGGGATTGCGCGCCGGTCACCCCATCTCGGCCGCGCTGGAGCTTCTCACCGCCGACCTTCCCGACCCGATCGGATCCGAGTTCGGCATTGTCGTCGACGAAGTGACCTACGGTCTTGAGTTGCGGGACGCCTTGCAGAACATGGCCGACCGCTGCGGACTGGAGGACATGCACATGTTCGTGGTCAGCCTCGCCGTGCAGAGTGAGACCGGCGGAAACCTGGCGGAGATACTGGAAAATCTCGGCAAGGTTATCCGCGAGCGGGCTGCAATGGTGATGAAGGTGCGTGCGCTCAGTTCCGAAGGGCGAATGACGGCGGCGATGCTCACCGGCCTTCCCGTATTCGCCTTCTCGGTGCTATTCCTCGTCAACCCGGCGTTCTATATCGACGTCGCCGAAGACGCCGCCTTCTTCCCGTCGGTCATAGCGCTGCTGCTGCTCTATGCGCTCGGATTCTACTGGATCCGCCGCCTCATCGACCTGAAGGTATAG
- a CDS encoding type II secretion system F family protein, with amino-acid sequence MPGNLSLVELSRFSLLALIFLIVTLGIVTITPMILSRVAVRRRLPEIRGVREGLTTAGSLRTAEVENFWTRLVKEIEQRGVSLADSDDRSVRAKLIAAGYTHPQAPALFTLVRIVMTLGLPAMFVIFFLATSVQPSIMKLYAGAVLLAVAGLYLPNIFIAAKRDRRQRELLNGFPDALDLMLVCVEAGLGIDAAFQRVGKEIVHSHPLLAEQLAAVTLELRAGRGREDALRRMADRAGIAEIRAFATLIIQSEKLGSSIAQTLRIYAGEMRERRKLRAEEKAHRLPVLLSVPLVACMLPTMIGVLMLPAVIRVIRVMLPAMGG; translated from the coding sequence ATGCCCGGTAATCTCTCCCTCGTCGAGCTGTCGCGCTTCTCGCTGCTGGCGCTGATCTTCCTGATCGTCACGCTTGGAATCGTCACGATCACGCCGATGATCCTGTCGCGGGTCGCGGTCCGCCGTCGCTTGCCCGAGATCAGGGGCGTGCGCGAGGGGCTGACAACCGCAGGTTCGCTGCGCACGGCGGAAGTCGAGAACTTCTGGACCCGCCTGGTCAAGGAGATCGAGCAGCGCGGGGTCTCCCTTGCCGACAGCGACGATCGTTCCGTCAGGGCAAAGCTGATCGCCGCGGGATATACCCACCCGCAGGCACCCGCGCTCTTCACGCTCGTTCGGATCGTGATGACGCTGGGCCTGCCCGCCATGTTCGTCATCTTCTTCCTTGCGACATCCGTGCAGCCGTCGATCATGAAGCTTTATGCGGGGGCCGTGCTGCTGGCGGTGGCAGGGCTGTATCTGCCCAATATCTTCATCGCCGCCAAGCGCGACCGGCGGCAGCGCGAACTCCTTAACGGTTTTCCCGATGCGCTGGACCTGATGCTGGTCTGCGTCGAAGCTGGGCTTGGAATAGACGCCGCCTTCCAGCGCGTGGGCAAGGAGATCGTCCATTCGCATCCGCTCCTGGCCGAGCAGCTTGCCGCCGTGACGCTTGAACTGCGCGCCGGGCGCGGGCGGGAAGACGCACTGCGCCGCATGGCCGACCGGGCGGGCATTGCCGAGATTCGTGCGTTCGCCACGCTCATCATCCAGTCCGAAAAGCTGGGGTCCAGCATCGCGCAGACGCTGCGGATATATGCCGGTGAAATGCGCGAGCGCCGTAAACTTCGGGCGGAAGAGAAGGCTCACCGGCTTCCGGTGCTGCTGTCGGTGCCGCTGGTGGCGTGCATGTTGCCGACCATGATTGGTGTTTTGATGCTTCCGGCCGTCATCCGCGTGATCCGCGTGATGCTTCCGGCGATGGGCGGCTAA
- a CDS encoding LytR C-terminal domain-containing protein, which produces MRIQPVLLAAVTVAGCSSAQMPSNVRWSGQTPDAATADASYHYSRGKAQLAAGNASLALDGFRKALRLNPKSIDALNGLGAAYDRMGRFDLSRNYYERALGLDPDSRMTLNNFGYSLALQGKRVEAQAMLARAEQGAEDTVAGIAARNLAALTPSAGERAQARPAERATTRSSWVERLSVNTQLLVTRLAHIARRPEITSVTRPAAESASERPARYSPEYHRQRIYVDAATLAEMANDEVMLSTGTATSLVVLNGVGRRGMAARFAGFLSVNGYSNTDVGDTLPTKETELLYPVEQSAVAKAIAAQLPFEVRLTPSPKVQSITLAIGQDAARFDDHLRRVQVSA; this is translated from the coding sequence ATGCGAATCCAGCCAGTTCTCTTGGCGGCGGTCACGGTCGCAGGGTGCAGCAGCGCGCAAATGCCTTCCAATGTCCGGTGGAGCGGCCAGACGCCCGACGCTGCCACTGCTGATGCGAGCTATCACTATTCCAGGGGCAAGGCTCAGCTTGCCGCGGGCAATGCCTCGCTTGCGCTGGACGGCTTTCGCAAGGCCTTGCGGCTCAACCCCAAGTCGATCGACGCTTTGAACGGGCTGGGCGCGGCATATGACCGCATGGGCCGCTTCGACCTTAGCCGGAACTATTACGAGCGGGCGCTGGGTCTTGATCCGGATTCGCGGATGACGCTCAACAACTTCGGATACTCGCTCGCCTTGCAGGGCAAGCGCGTTGAGGCGCAGGCGATGCTCGCGCGGGCAGAGCAAGGCGCCGAAGACACGGTGGCAGGCATCGCGGCGCGAAATCTGGCCGCCCTCACCCCGTCAGCGGGCGAGCGGGCGCAAGCACGACCGGCCGAGCGCGCAACGACACGCTCGTCATGGGTGGAGCGACTATCGGTGAACACACAGCTTCTGGTGACGCGGCTCGCACATATTGCGAGGCGCCCGGAAATCACTTCGGTGACGCGACCGGCGGCGGAAAGCGCAAGCGAGCGTCCCGCGCGCTATTCGCCCGAATACCACCGCCAGAGGATATATGTGGACGCTGCCACCCTCGCCGAGATGGCGAACGACGAAGTCATGCTAAGCACCGGAACAGCGACATCACTGGTGGTCCTGAACGGGGTTGGCCGTCGCGGCATGGCCGCCCGCTTCGCCGGGTTTCTGTCGGTCAACGGCTATTCGAACACCGACGTGGGCGACACGCTTCCGACCAAAGAAACTGAGCTTCTCTATCCCGTGGAACAATCGGCCGTTGCGAAGGCGATCGCGGCGCAGCTTCCGTTCGAGGTTCGACTGACACCATCGCCCAAGGTGCAGTCGATCACGTTGGCAATCGGCCAGGACGCTGCACGGTTCGACGACCATTTGCGGCGTGTGCAGGTGAGCGCATGA
- a CDS encoding A24 family peptidase, producing the protein MNYLILALALLVSAAGIQDVLSRRISNIFPLVIVLLFLVATTLGGWTAEVWQNFASFLLVLSIGAILFQRGILGGGDVKLWAAVALWFKLTQLPLLVLSITLAGGILALLSLGTRRFRRSGGARPAPSWKTARSVPYGVAIALGTMLSIAMSEVDPGAASPPSAGHEQLNNSLLDMVE; encoded by the coding sequence TTGAACTATCTCATCCTTGCGCTCGCCCTGCTTGTCTCCGCCGCGGGGATACAGGATGTGCTGTCGCGGCGGATATCCAATATTTTCCCGCTCGTGATCGTCCTTCTGTTTCTCGTCGCCACGACGCTTGGAGGGTGGACCGCCGAGGTCTGGCAAAATTTCGCATCTTTCCTCCTGGTTCTAAGCATAGGCGCGATTCTGTTTCAGCGGGGCATATTGGGAGGCGGCGATGTCAAGCTCTGGGCGGCGGTCGCTCTCTGGTTCAAGCTGACGCAGCTGCCCCTGCTGGTTCTGAGCATCACGCTCGCCGGAGGCATACTCGCCTTGCTGTCGCTCGGCACCCGCCGCTTTCGCCGATCCGGAGGTGCGCGGCCGGCCCCCAGCTGGAAGACCGCCCGTTCGGTTCCCTATGGGGTCGCCATTGCTCTTGGGACCATGCTGAGCATTGCCATGTCCGAGGTTGATCCTGGCGCTGCGTCTCCGCCATCGGCAGGCCATGAGCAATTGAACAATTCACTGCTGGACATGGTGGAGTAG
- a CDS encoding IS630 family transposase (programmed frameshift), translating to MGKAFSSDLRNRISDHVAAGHSRRDAARRFGVSVSCAIKLVQRVAKTGSAAPARQGRPPGAGKLAPYMTMLIRWVEAQSDISMPELAAKLEATTKMRVHPASLSRALLGAGFRYKKTLLASECGRDDVCEARRRWRLHRQPRMREQAHRLVFIDETATTTKMTRLRGRARRGQRLKGRAPFGHWKTQTFIAGLRCDGLTAPWIIDRPMTKEIFEIYVETQLAPTLDPGDVVILDNLPSHKSEKAKAILKQRGAWFLFLPPYSPDLNPIEMAFSKLKAHLRRIGARTIDDLWRAVGSICDLYPPDECRNYFIAAGYAHD from the exons ATGGGGAAAGCCTTTTCGAGCGATCTTCGGAATCGGATATCTGATCATGTGGCGGCGGGTCATTCGCGACGTGATGCGGCGCGGCGATTTGGAGTGAGCGTGAGCTGCGCGATCAAGCTTGTGCAGCGTGTGGCGAAGACGGGGTCGGCGGCTCCGGCGCGGCAGGGGCGGCCGCCGGGAGCAGGCAAGCTTGCGCCGTACATGACAATGCTGATCCGCTGGGTGGAGGCGCAGTCGGATATCAGCATGCCCGAGCTTGCGGCAAAGCTTGAGGCGACGACGAAGATGCGTGTTCATCCAGCCTCATTGTCGCGCGCCCTTCTGGGAGCGGGCTTCAGATATAAAAAAACA CTTCTGGCCTCGGAGTGCGGACGCGATGATGTTTGCGAGGCTCGTCGGCGATGGCGGCTGCATCGCCAGCCGCGCATGCGCGAGCAGGCGCACCGCTTGGTATTCATCGATGAGACAGCGACCACGACGAAAATGACGCGTCTGCGGGGGCGGGCTCGCCGTGGCCAGCGCCTGAAGGGACGCGCGCCATTTGGCCATTGGAAGACGCAGACCTTCATAGCAGGATTACGGTGCGACGGCCTGACCGCTCCCTGGATCATCGATCGGCCGATGACCAAAGAGATCTTCGAAATCTACGTGGAAACCCAGCTCGCGCCGACACTCGATCCGGGCGACGTCGTGATCCTCGACAACCTGCCGAGCCACAAGAGCGAAAAGGCCAAGGCGATCCTCAAGCAGCGCGGCGCCTGGTTCCTCTTCCTCCCGCCATACAGCCCTGATCTCAACCCGATCGAGATGGCCTTCTCAAAACTGAAAGCGCACCTCAGGCGCATCGGGGCCAGGACGATCGATGACCTCTGGCGAGCCGTCGGCAGCATCTGCGACCTCTATCCGCCCGACGAATGCCGCAACTACTTCATCGCCGCCGGATATGCACACGATTAA
- a CDS encoding mechanosensitive ion channel domain-containing protein, translating into MLVLPSPRRISGAALWSALPTIALWLAALILLSSQEAAAQDAAPTQAPAEVSAEAPQTAIAARADGQSDADIRGRIRSIFSEIAGLRGVEVRVSAGVVTLTGTVATLEDVNRAIAIAGRVAGVVTVQNELERDLKVDSNLTPAIDRFSDDLRGLVRGLPLIGVALVIALVIGAFGYLLASFGRLWRKIAPNTFLAELLATLVRFVFVVLGIVAGLEVLGATALLGAVLGGAGVIGIAIGFAIRDTVDNYVSSLMLSLRQPFRANDHVVIEGHEGRVVRLTSRATILMTLEGNHLRIPNSTVFKAVILNYTRNPERRFDFELGIDANDDPVDGMAVGLRAVRGLDFVLEQRA; encoded by the coding sequence ATGCTGGTCCTCCCTTCCCCACGACGCATCTCCGGTGCCGCTCTTTGGTCCGCGCTTCCGACGATCGCCCTTTGGCTCGCCGCGCTCATTCTCCTGTCCAGCCAGGAAGCGGCCGCTCAGGATGCTGCGCCGACACAGGCACCGGCAGAAGTGTCGGCAGAGGCTCCGCAGACGGCCATTGCGGCAAGGGCGGATGGTCAATCCGACGCAGACATTCGCGGGCGGATCCGCAGCATCTTCTCGGAAATCGCAGGGCTTCGGGGTGTGGAGGTTCGGGTATCCGCTGGCGTGGTCACGCTGACCGGAACGGTCGCGACGCTGGAGGACGTGAACCGCGCGATTGCGATTGCCGGGCGAGTGGCCGGCGTCGTCACGGTCCAGAACGAGCTTGAACGCGATCTCAAGGTCGACAGCAATCTGACTCCTGCGATCGACAGGTTCAGCGACGATCTGCGCGGCCTCGTTCGCGGATTGCCGCTTATCGGCGTGGCGTTGGTCATCGCGCTGGTGATTGGTGCGTTCGGTTATCTGCTGGCCTCCTTCGGGCGACTTTGGCGAAAGATCGCGCCCAACACGTTCCTCGCAGAGTTGCTGGCGACGCTGGTCCGCTTTGTCTTTGTCGTGCTCGGAATCGTGGCCGGGCTGGAAGTGCTGGGCGCGACCGCGCTGCTGGGCGCCGTGCTTGGCGGGGCCGGCGTGATCGGAATCGCGATAGGGTTCGCCATTCGCGACACCGTCGACAATTACGTCTCCAGTCTTATGCTCAGCCTTCGCCAGCCATTTCGCGCGAACGACCATGTCGTAATCGAAGGTCATGAAGGTCGTGTCGTGCGGCTCACCAGCCGTGCGACCATCCTGATGACCCTTGAAGGCAATCATCTGCGGATTCCCAACTCGACCGTGTTCAAGGCGGTGATCCTGAACTACACCCGCAACCCGGAACGGCGTTTCGACTTCGAACTCGGCATCGACGCGAACGACGATCCGGTGGATGGCATGGCCGTCGGTCTCCGGGCGGTCCGAGGCCTGGATTTCGTGCTAGAGCAACGGGCGTGA
- a CDS encoding helix-turn-helix domain-containing protein, which translates to MTEKRTGYPYEETRATQMLARALKKAWDEKRLSQRMLAEQLGYRSSVILSHMASGRAPIPIERVGDYAHLLEMEEGEFLLAVLEQRYPHLDFRNMGAKTEPQSDDGLLEELELIAGQPLSSLPPSQMNVVRQALADHQAQRRWLSLNELPVVEFLRRTFPELREQGLDQEQRQHLHACLEGWS; encoded by the coding sequence ATGACCGAGAAGCGAACCGGCTATCCATATGAGGAAACGCGCGCGACGCAGATGCTTGCAAGGGCTTTGAAAAAGGCTTGGGATGAGAAGCGCCTCAGCCAGCGCATGCTTGCCGAGCAGCTCGGCTATCGGAGTTCGGTCATACTCAGCCACATGGCGAGCGGCCGGGCTCCCATCCCCATCGAGCGTGTTGGTGACTATGCACACCTACTTGAGATGGAGGAAGGGGAATTTCTTTTGGCGGTCCTTGAGCAACGCTATCCGCATCTCGATTTCAGGAACATGGGCGCGAAAACCGAGCCGCAGAGCGACGACGGACTGTTGGAGGAGTTGGAGCTTATCGCCGGACAGCCGCTCTCATCGTTGCCGCCAAGCCAGATGAACGTGGTGCGCCAAGCACTCGCGGACCATCAGGCACAGCGTCGCTGGCTCTCGCTGAATGAACTGCCCGTTGTGGAATTCCTCCGGCGCACCTTTCCGGAGCTAAGGGAACAGGGGCTTGATCAGGAGCAGCGCCAGCACCTTCATGCCTGTCTCGAAGGGTGGTCGTAG
- a CDS encoding GDP-L-fucose synthase family protein yields the protein MRIDDKIYVAGHRGLVGGAIFRALKRSGFTNIVARTHGELDLTDGSAVAQFFQTERPKHVFMAAARVGGIHANSVCPADFIRDNLLIQTHIIDNAWKTGVERLMFLGSSCVYPKLAPQPIKEEYLLTGPLEGTNRPYALAKIAGIESCWSYNRQYGARFLATMPTNMYGPGDNYHATNSHVIPALLRRFHEAKLSGAAEVVIWGSGTPRREFLYSDDLADACLFLMTLDDARYSTLLGSRDPDEFVPPLVNIGYGSDVTIRELAEMIATVIGYEGRLAFDPSKPDGTPRKLMDSGKIAALGWTPKVTLETGLRRAYEDFRASQLRAT from the coding sequence ATGCGTATAGACGACAAAATCTATGTGGCGGGTCATCGCGGTCTCGTCGGCGGCGCAATTTTCCGCGCCCTGAAGCGGTCCGGCTTTACCAACATCGTTGCGCGCACACACGGTGAACTGGATCTCACCGATGGTTCGGCCGTCGCACAGTTCTTTCAAACGGAGCGGCCGAAGCATGTTTTCATGGCCGCCGCACGCGTCGGCGGCATTCACGCCAACTCGGTTTGTCCGGCCGATTTCATTCGCGACAATCTGCTCATCCAGACTCACATAATTGACAATGCATGGAAAACGGGCGTTGAGCGCCTGATGTTTCTTGGATCGAGCTGCGTCTATCCGAAGCTGGCGCCCCAGCCAATCAAGGAGGAATATCTCCTCACCGGGCCGCTGGAGGGCACCAATCGCCCCTATGCGCTCGCAAAGATCGCCGGAATCGAGAGCTGCTGGAGCTACAACCGCCAGTATGGCGCGCGTTTCCTGGCGACCATGCCAACCAATATGTATGGACCGGGCGATAACTATCACGCCACGAACAGCCATGTCATACCGGCACTGCTTCGGCGCTTTCATGAGGCAAAGCTGTCCGGAGCGGCGGAGGTAGTGATTTGGGGATCGGGCACGCCCCGGCGTGAGTTCCTTTACAGTGACGATCTGGCCGATGCCTGCCTGTTCCTGATGACGCTTGACGATGCGCGTTATTCCACACTGCTGGGCAGCCGCGATCCGGACGAATTCGTACCGCCGCTCGTCAACATTGGTTACGGATCGGATGTGACCATTCGCGAGCTGGCGGAAATGATCGCCACCGTTATCGGGTATGAGGGACGCTTGGCGTTCGACCCTTCCAAGCCCGACGGCACCCCGCGAAAGCTGATGGATTCAGGCAAGATCGCCGCGCTCGGCTGGACCCCGAAGGTGACGTTGGAGACTGGTCTGCGGCGGGCTTATGAAGATTTCCGGGCTAGTCAGCTACGAGCCACCTGA